A DNA window from Castanea sativa cultivar Marrone di Chiusa Pesio chromosome 7, ASM4071231v1 contains the following coding sequences:
- the LOC142644165 gene encoding uncharacterized protein LOC142644165 translates to MVRLEFPMTNNEAEYETLVVGLDLAKVVGATSTVVDCDSQVVSSQVNSDYECKNERMKKYLEQVKRPMVDLQAKFVQIPREENKQVDCLAKDTSVEHMLIPSKVRSFVQLSPLIEGVNVQEIGSDSNWTTPIISYVKNDTLPDGKEAARKLKVQATRFVLIKDVLYKRGISRPYLRCLTPKEVDYVMREVHEGICRNHSGSRSLVHKLIRAGYYWLTM, encoded by the coding sequence ATGGTACGTCTCGAGTTCCCTATGACCAACAATGAAGCAGAGTACGAAACTTTAGTGGTAGGTTTGGACCTCGCCAAAGTAGTAGGGGCCACAAGTACAGTTGTTGATTGTGATTCCCAAGTGGTCTCAAGTCAAGTGAACAGTGACTACGAATGCAAAAATGAACGTATGAAGAAATACCTAGAACAAGTGAAGAGACCGATGGTTGACCTACAGGCCAAATTTGTTCAAATTCCAAGGGAAGAAAACAAGCAAGTTGACTGTCTTGCTAAGGACACGTCTGTAGAACACATGCTAATCCCTAGTAAGGTACGTTCTTTTGTTCAGCTTTCGCCTTTGATAGAGGGCGTCAATGTGCAAGAAATAGGTTCAGACAGTAACTGGACCACACCAATTATTTCCTACGTGAAAAACGACACATTACCTGACGGTAAGGAGGCCGCAAGAAAGTTGAAGGTTCAGGCAACACGATTCGTCTTAATAAAAGACGTCTTGTACAAGAGAGGCATCTCTCGACCATACCTAAGATGCCTAACCCCCAAGGAAGTAGATTATGTCATGAGGGAAGTTCACGAAGGGATCTGCAGGAACCATTCGGGGTCACGGTCACTAGTGCACAAGCTGATTCGAGCAGGATACTATTGGCTTACCATGTAG